A single region of the Maylandia zebra isolate NMK-2024a linkage group LG17, Mzebra_GT3a, whole genome shotgun sequence genome encodes:
- the LOC101486292 gene encoding transmembrane protein 60: protein MSLAQRVLLTWVFTLVFLIMLVLKLDGKVQWNWFLIFLPVWVFDGILILMLAIKMAGRCKPGYDPRNGSPDLRLRSWYLTAMLLKLGFCLTLCAKLERLADVKLTFVCIPLWTMLMGALVELGLNIFPERREA from the exons ATGTCTCTGGCTCAGAGGGTTTTGTTGACCTGGGTCTTCACCCTGGTTTTCCTCATTATGCTGGTGCTCAAATTGGATGGAAAG GTGCAGTGGAACTGGTTCCTCATCTTTCTCCCTGTCTGGGTTTTTGATGGCATCCTCATCCTCATGCTCGCCATCAAGATGGCAGGCCGCTGCAAGCCGGGATACGACCCGCGCAACGGCTCTCCAGACCTGCGCCTGCGTAGCTGGTACCTGACAGCCATGCTGCTGAAGCTCGGCTTCTGCCTGACGCTGTGCGCCAAGCTGGAAAGGCTGGCCGACGTGAAGCTGACGTTTGTGTGCATACCACTGTGGACCATGTTAATGGGGGCGCTGGTGGAACTGGGGTTGAATATCTTTCCTGAAAGGAGAGAGGCTTAG